In Penaeus vannamei isolate JL-2024 chromosome 15, ASM4276789v1, whole genome shotgun sequence, the following are encoded in one genomic region:
- the LOC113813000 gene encoding calcium and integrin-binding protein 1 → MGQGNSQFTEMELEEYQDLTYFTKKEILYAHKRFKQLAPEKVGHNRNAKLPMDKLLTLPELQANPFGERMCLIFSSTKDGDCTFEDFLDMMSVFSEAAPKTVKAEYAFRIFDFDGDDYLGRRDLEKTINKLVAPQQFKPEDMEALVTRVLEEADLDDDGMLAFAEFEHVISKSADFANCFRIRL, encoded by the exons ATGGGGCAGGGAAACAGCCAGTTCACCGAAATGGAATTAGAAGAATATCAG GATCTGACATATTTCACCAAGAAGGAGATATTATA TGCCCATAAACGCTTCAAGCAGTTGGCCCCAGAGAAAGTAGGACACAACCGTAATGCAAAACTACCCATGGACAAGCTCTTGACACTCCCAGAACTGCAGGCCAATCCATTTGGAGAACGAATGTGCCTCATCTTCTCATCGACAAAg GATGGTGACTGCACCTTTGAAGATTTTCTAGATATGATGTCTGTGTTTAGTGAAGCAGCTCCGAAAACAGTGAAAGCAGAATATGCATTCCGCATTTTTG aTTTTGATGGAGATGACTATCTTGGCAGAAGAGATTTAGAAAAAACAATCAACAAGCTTGTTGCTCCCCAGCAGTTCAAGCCTGAAGACATGGAG GCATTGGTCACAAGGGTTTTAGAAGAAGCTGATTTGGATGATGATGGCATGCTAGCTTTTGCAGAATTTGAACATGTCATATCCAAGTCTGCAGACTTTGCTAA ttGTTTCAGGATCCGGCTGTAA